From Streptomyces sp. CMB-StM0423, a single genomic window includes:
- a CDS encoding Acg family FMN-binding oxidoreductase, protein MAARALDATGAAELVHAATAAPSMHNAQPWHFRCHLGQRIVEIRADLERAMPAADPERRSLHVGCGAALCNLRAAAAAAGWRTRTDLLPAAHEPLLLASVRLTGAEPGEETDAALAGLAEQIPRRHSSRWPFAERPVPPADVTDLVEAARTEGATLVFPDAWHAASLLELVQDAELRDAETPDRAEELARWTHPWPDTADEGVPGYAYGPRRRSGAAPMRDFGGRTEPPGRTSAPFESAPNLALLGTAHDSPAEWLRAGQALERVLLTATRAGLVVSLTSEALEWSDLRVLVRDPLTDVGQVQMVLRIGYGPRGPTTPRRPLAEVMEIL, encoded by the coding sequence ATGGCCGCGCGAGCACTGGACGCCACCGGGGCCGCGGAACTCGTACACGCCGCGACCGCCGCGCCCTCCATGCACAACGCACAGCCGTGGCACTTCCGCTGCCACCTCGGCCAGCGCATCGTCGAGATACGCGCCGACCTGGAGCGCGCCATGCCCGCCGCCGACCCCGAGCGGCGCTCCCTCCACGTCGGCTGCGGCGCCGCGCTGTGCAACCTGCGGGCCGCCGCGGCCGCCGCCGGCTGGCGGACCAGGACCGACCTGCTCCCGGCCGCGCACGAGCCGCTGCTGCTCGCCTCCGTCCGGCTCACCGGCGCGGAGCCCGGCGAGGAGACCGACGCGGCGCTCGCCGGGCTGGCGGAGCAGATCCCCCGCCGGCACTCCAGCCGCTGGCCGTTCGCGGAGAGGCCCGTACCGCCCGCCGATGTGACGGACCTCGTCGAGGCGGCGCGTACCGAGGGCGCGACGCTGGTCTTCCCCGACGCCTGGCACGCGGCGTCCCTGCTGGAGCTGGTGCAGGACGCCGAGCTACGCGACGCCGAGACGCCCGACCGCGCCGAGGAGCTGGCCCGCTGGACGCACCCGTGGCCGGACACCGCCGACGAGGGTGTCCCCGGCTACGCCTACGGCCCCCGGCGCCGCAGCGGCGCCGCCCCGATGCGCGACTTCGGCGGCCGCACCGAGCCGCCCGGCCGGACCAGCGCCCCCTTCGAGTCCGCGCCGAACCTCGCCCTGCTCGGCACCGCGCACGACAGCCCGGCCGAGTGGCTGCGCGCGGGCCAGGCGCTGGAGCGCGTGCTGCTGACCGCCACCCGCGCCGGGCTCGTGGTCTCGCTGACGAGCGAGGCGCTGGAGTGGTCCGACCTGCGCGTGCTCGTCCGCGACCCGCTGACCGACGTCGGCCAGGTCCAGATGGTGCTGCGCATCGGCTACGGGCCCCGCGGCCCGACGACCCCGCGCCGGCCGCTGGCCGAGGTCATGGAGATCCTCTGA
- a CDS encoding DUF6777 domain-containing protein: MPRLRSARRAPLPPRRAPRRARPTPRLSRLPRSAHVAGAAAAVLALSVAAASCAVPGQGGSAAAADPAAELVLQPVADRGHDPFTPSTATPDGAAPSPSRTAAPPDSPPPAEPSRHQSVSGGKAGLYGGVRNVASCDVDKQIAFLGRDADKQAAFARTLRVDEGDLPGFLRELTSVLLRADTRLTGHGFADGEASPFQSVLQAGTAVMVDDKGVPRVRCASGSPLTAPEKLSGNDRYGGTGWRGFRPSRTVVVTPAQRALSRLVIVDVNTDLWFERPVGARPGEDRKLPQPPRDHFNPPAPSRTHSPSAEPTGSPGPTTEGPSEGPGTESGEPSTAPPLPGGIDEEEDHERVSAGESAGAAASAG; the protein is encoded by the coding sequence GTGCCCCGTCTGCGTTCCGCGCGCCGTGCACCGCTGCCGCCGCGCCGTGCCCCGCGCCGCGCGCGCCCCACGCCGCGGCTGTCGCGGCTGCCGCGCTCCGCGCACGTCGCCGGCGCCGCGGCCGCCGTCCTCGCCCTGTCGGTCGCCGCCGCGTCCTGCGCCGTGCCCGGGCAGGGCGGCAGCGCCGCCGCCGCCGACCCGGCGGCGGAGCTGGTGCTGCAGCCCGTCGCCGACCGCGGGCACGACCCGTTCACCCCGAGCACCGCGACGCCCGACGGCGCCGCGCCGTCGCCCTCCCGCACCGCCGCGCCGCCCGACAGCCCCCCGCCGGCGGAGCCGAGCAGGCACCAGTCGGTGTCGGGCGGGAAGGCCGGGCTGTACGGCGGCGTACGGAACGTCGCGAGCTGCGACGTCGACAAGCAGATCGCCTTCCTCGGCCGCGATGCCGACAAGCAGGCGGCGTTCGCCCGCACCCTGCGGGTCGACGAGGGGGACCTGCCGGGCTTCCTGCGCGAGCTCACCTCGGTGCTGCTGCGCGCCGACACCCGCCTGACCGGCCACGGCTTCGCGGACGGCGAGGCGAGCCCGTTCCAGTCGGTGCTGCAGGCAGGCACCGCGGTGATGGTCGACGACAAGGGCGTGCCGCGGGTGCGGTGCGCGAGCGGCAGCCCGCTGACGGCGCCGGAGAAGCTGAGCGGCAACGACCGCTACGGCGGCACGGGCTGGCGCGGCTTCCGGCCGTCGCGGACCGTCGTGGTCACGCCGGCGCAGCGGGCGCTGTCCCGGCTCGTCATCGTGGACGTCAACACCGACCTGTGGTTCGAGCGGCCCGTCGGCGCGCGGCCCGGCGAGGACCGGAAGCTGCCGCAGCCGCCGCGGGACCACTTCAACCCGCCGGCGCCCAGCCGTACCCACAGCCCCAGCGCCGAGCCCACGGGCAGCCCCGGGCCGACCACCGAGGGCCCGTCCGAGGGGCCCGGCACCGAGTCGGGGGAGCCGAGCACCGCCCCGCCGCTGCCGGGCGGCATCGACGAGGAAGAGGACCACGAGCGCGTCTCCGCCGGCGAGTCGGCGGGGGCGGCCGCCTCAGCCGGGTGA
- a CDS encoding TetR/AcrR family transcriptional regulator, translated as MARSGARGMQTGRPRTRMGTEERRRQLLRIGAELFAERPFDDVWIEEVAERAGVSRGLLYHYFPAKRQFYAAVIRHEGERLLRMTEPDPDTPVGRQVQQGLEAYLRYAEEHARGLRAFHRASATGDQEIHEIHEQLLAEQERRIVMVLDAQAAAGLIDGPAPAALRLAVHGWLAFVTAAVLDWLERGEPSRAEVREVCTRALLGALAGARGD; from the coding sequence ATGGCTCGTTCCGGCGCTCGGGGTATGCAGACGGGGCGCCCGCGCACCCGCATGGGCACCGAGGAGCGGCGCCGGCAGTTGCTGCGGATCGGCGCCGAGCTCTTCGCCGAGCGGCCCTTCGACGACGTGTGGATCGAGGAGGTCGCCGAGCGCGCCGGCGTCTCGCGGGGGCTGCTGTACCACTACTTCCCGGCCAAGCGGCAGTTCTACGCGGCCGTCATCCGGCACGAGGGCGAGCGCCTGCTGCGCATGACCGAGCCGGACCCGGACACCCCCGTCGGCCGGCAGGTGCAGCAGGGGCTGGAGGCGTACCTGCGCTACGCCGAGGAGCACGCGCGCGGCCTGCGCGCCTTCCACCGCGCCTCGGCCACCGGGGACCAGGAGATCCACGAGATCCACGAGCAGCTCCTCGCCGAGCAGGAGCGCCGGATCGTCATGGTGCTCGACGCCCAGGCCGCCGCCGGGCTGATCGACGGGCCCGCGCCCGCGGCGCTGCGGCTGGCGGTGCACGGCTGGCTGGCGTTCGTCACGGCGGCGGTCCTGGACTGGCTGGAGCGGGGGGAGCCGTCGCGGGCGGAGGTACGGGAGGTGTGCACCCGGGCGCTGCTCGGGGCGCTGGCGGGGGCGCGGGGGGACTGA
- the rox gene encoding rifampin monooxygenase: protein MSDVIIAGGGPTGLMLAAELRLHGVRVVVLEKEPEPTKVVRALGLHARSIEVMDQRGLLEKFLALGKRYPLGGFFAGITKPVPEHLGTAHGYVLGIPQPEIERLLYEHARALGAEIRRGSTLTGLSQDAHGVTAQTAAGELTARWLVGCDGGQSTVRKLLGVGFPGEPARIETLIADVRLTAPRAEVMAAVAEVRRTQLRFGIAPFPDGTYRVIVPAAGLAADRGVPPAFDELRARLLAVAGSDFGAYEATWLSRFGDATRQAESYRTGRVLLAGDAAHVHPPVGGQGLNLGVQDAFNLGWKLAAEVAGRAPAGLLDTYHAERHPVAADVLDNTRAQTLLMSTEPGPRSVRRLLAELMDIEEVNLRVVEKIMATAVRYDLGDGHALLGRRLRDLRLKRNGRLYELTRAGRGLLLDQTGRLSAAGWADRVDHVPDTVEAGDARDASDGLDAPAVLLRPDGHVAWAGEDQDDLLGHLPRWFGAPAA, encoded by the coding sequence ATGAGCGACGTGATCATCGCCGGCGGCGGCCCGACCGGGCTGATGCTGGCGGCCGAACTGCGGCTGCACGGCGTGCGCGTGGTCGTGCTGGAGAAGGAGCCGGAGCCGACGAAGGTGGTACGGGCGCTCGGGCTGCACGCGCGCAGCATCGAGGTGATGGACCAGCGCGGCCTGCTGGAGAAGTTCCTCGCCCTCGGCAAGCGGTACCCGCTGGGCGGGTTCTTCGCGGGCATCACCAAGCCGGTGCCCGAGCACCTGGGCACGGCCCACGGCTACGTCCTCGGCATCCCGCAGCCGGAGATCGAGCGGCTGCTGTACGAGCACGCCCGCGCGCTCGGCGCCGAGATCCGCCGCGGCAGCACGCTGACCGGGCTGAGCCAGGACGCGCACGGCGTGACCGCGCAGACGGCCGCGGGCGAGCTGACCGCCCGCTGGCTCGTCGGCTGCGACGGCGGCCAGAGCACCGTCCGCAAGCTCCTCGGCGTCGGCTTCCCCGGCGAGCCCGCCCGCATCGAGACGCTGATCGCCGACGTCCGGCTGACCGCGCCGCGCGCGGAGGTCATGGCGGCGGTGGCCGAAGTCCGCAGGACCCAGCTCCGGTTCGGCATCGCGCCGTTCCCCGACGGTACGTACCGCGTCATCGTGCCCGCCGCGGGACTGGCCGCCGACCGCGGCGTCCCGCCCGCCTTCGACGAGCTCCGCGCCCGGCTGCTGGCCGTCGCGGGTTCCGACTTCGGTGCGTACGAGGCGACTTGGCTCTCCCGCTTCGGCGACGCCACCCGGCAGGCCGAGAGCTACCGCACCGGCCGCGTCCTCCTCGCCGGCGACGCGGCGCACGTGCACCCGCCGGTGGGCGGGCAGGGGCTCAACCTCGGCGTCCAGGACGCGTTCAACCTCGGCTGGAAGCTGGCCGCCGAGGTCGCCGGCCGGGCGCCCGCGGGGCTGCTCGACACGTACCACGCCGAACGCCACCCCGTGGCCGCCGACGTGCTGGACAACACCCGCGCGCAGACGCTGCTGATGTCCACCGAGCCGGGACCGCGGTCCGTACGCCGGCTGCTCGCCGAGCTGATGGACATCGAGGAGGTCAACCTCCGGGTCGTCGAGAAGATCATGGCGACCGCCGTCCGCTACGACCTCGGCGACGGCCACGCCCTGCTCGGGCGCCGGCTGCGCGACCTGCGGCTCAAGCGGAACGGCCGGCTCTACGAGCTGACGCGGGCCGGCCGCGGACTCCTGCTCGACCAGACCGGCCGGCTCTCGGCGGCGGGCTGGGCGGACCGCGTCGACCACGTCCCCGACACCGTCGAGGCGGGTGACGCACGGGACGCGAGCGACGGCCTGGACGCGCCCGCCGTGCTGCTGCGCCCCGACGGGCACGTCGCCTGGGCCGGCGAGGACCAGGACGATCTTCTCGGCCACCTGCCGCGGTGGTTCGGCGCGCCGGCCGCCTGA
- a CDS encoding cytochrome P450: MATPFLRTRPGPWPELSRIPHPRHRLPVVGDVFGVDPGRPVQDSLRMARELGPIFRRKIFGLEIVVVSGADLVAELADESRFTKRVVLAVHHLREVAGDGLFTAHSHEPNWQLGHDILAPAFTRGAMERYHPVMLAMASRLTAAWDAHTAAGTAADVSADMTKLTLETIAHTGFGYDFGSFERTEQHPFVAAMVRSLRHAQGSDVPRPFSPVKNRGPGRRGSTDAAYLTSVVDRVVRERTARADPGAQDLLGLMLNTRHPRTGERLSPENIRHQILTFLVAGHETTSGALSFALYYLSRHPEVMARARAEVDRVWGPAGEPSYRQVSKLRYVRRVLDESLRMWPTAPAFTRAARTDTLLGGVHPMRAGAWALVLIPALHRDPAVWGPDAGRFDPDRFLPERVRSRPGHVFKPFGTGERACIGRQFALHEATLVLGLLLRRYELRGDPGYRLDIAERLTLMPRGFTLAPVRRRPAAPRTAPGPAAEPAGSPG; this comes from the coding sequence ATGGCGACGCCGTTCTTACGCACCCGTCCCGGACCCTGGCCGGAGCTGAGCCGCATCCCCCACCCCCGCCACCGGCTGCCGGTGGTGGGCGACGTCTTCGGCGTCGACCCCGGCAGGCCCGTACAGGACTCGCTGCGGATGGCCCGGGAGCTGGGGCCGATCTTCCGACGCAAGATCTTCGGGCTGGAGATCGTGGTGGTCTCCGGCGCGGACCTGGTCGCCGAGCTGGCGGACGAGTCGCGGTTCACCAAGCGCGTCGTGCTCGCCGTCCACCACCTGCGCGAGGTGGCCGGCGACGGCCTGTTCACCGCGCACAGCCACGAGCCCAACTGGCAGCTCGGCCACGACATCCTCGCGCCCGCCTTCACCCGCGGGGCGATGGAGCGCTACCACCCGGTCATGCTCGCGATGGCCTCCCGGCTGACCGCCGCCTGGGACGCGCACACCGCCGCGGGCACCGCGGCCGACGTCTCCGCCGACATGACCAAGCTGACCCTGGAGACCATCGCCCACACCGGCTTCGGCTACGACTTCGGCTCCTTCGAGCGCACCGAGCAGCACCCCTTCGTCGCCGCCATGGTCCGCTCCCTGCGCCACGCCCAGGGCAGCGACGTGCCGCGGCCGTTCAGCCCGGTGAAGAACCGCGGTCCCGGCCGCCGCGGCAGCACCGACGCGGCGTATCTCACCTCCGTCGTCGACCGGGTCGTTCGGGAGCGCACCGCGCGCGCGGACCCGGGCGCGCAGGACCTGCTGGGGCTGATGCTCAACACCCGCCATCCGCGCACCGGGGAGCGGCTGTCGCCGGAGAACATCCGCCACCAGATCCTCACGTTCCTGGTCGCCGGACACGAGACGACCTCGGGCGCGCTCTCCTTCGCGCTGTACTACCTCTCCCGCCACCCCGAGGTGATGGCCCGCGCCCGCGCCGAGGTGGACCGGGTGTGGGGTCCTGCCGGGGAGCCGTCGTACCGGCAGGTGAGCAAGCTGCGCTACGTGCGCCGGGTGCTGGACGAGTCGCTGCGGATGTGGCCCACGGCGCCCGCGTTCACCCGCGCCGCGCGTACGGACACGCTGCTGGGCGGCGTCCACCCGATGCGGGCAGGCGCGTGGGCCCTGGTGCTGATCCCGGCCCTGCACCGCGACCCGGCGGTCTGGGGCCCGGACGCCGGCCGCTTCGACCCGGACCGCTTCCTGCCGGAGCGGGTACGGTCCCGGCCCGGGCACGTCTTCAAGCCCTTCGGCACCGGCGAACGGGCGTGCATCGGGCGGCAGTTCGCGCTGCACGAGGCGACGCTCGTGCTGGGGCTGCTGCTGCGCAGGTACGAGCTGCGCGGCGACCCCGGCTACCGGCTGGACATAGCCGAGCGGCTGACGCTGATGCCGCGCGGGTTCACGCTGGCGCCGGTGCGGCGCCGGCCCGCCGCGCCCCGGACGGCGCCGGGTCCCGCGGCGGAGCCGGCGGGGTCACCCGGCTGA
- a CDS encoding J-domain-containing protein, with amino-acid sequence MTERKPPGVSFESWIDRQIREAAERGEFDDLPGKGKPLKDLDRPYDELWWVKAKMAREQLSALPPSLAVRKEAEAALAAVTRARSEKEVREIVAKVNEKIRAAHRAPAVGPPLKLAPLDADTLVREWREGHEGRK; translated from the coding sequence ATGACCGAACGCAAGCCGCCGGGTGTGAGCTTCGAGTCCTGGATCGACCGGCAGATCCGGGAGGCGGCCGAGCGCGGCGAGTTCGACGACCTCCCGGGCAAGGGCAAGCCGCTCAAGGATCTCGACCGGCCGTACGACGAGCTGTGGTGGGTCAAGGCGAAGATGGCGCGCGAGCAGTTGTCCGCGCTGCCGCCCTCCCTCGCCGTCCGCAAGGAGGCCGAGGCCGCGCTCGCCGCCGTGACCAGGGCGCGGAGCGAGAAGGAGGTGCGCGAGATCGTCGCGAAGGTCAACGAGAAGATCCGCGCGGCGCACCGCGCGCCCGCCGTCGGCCCGCCGCTGAAGCTCGCCCCGCTGGACGCCGACACGCTGGTACGGGAGTGGCGTGAGGGACACGAGGGACGCAAGTAG